From Magnolia sinica isolate HGM2019 chromosome 13, MsV1, whole genome shotgun sequence, one genomic window encodes:
- the LOC131224300 gene encoding uncharacterized protein LOC131224300, protein MIFHLKAESFGTEPLGDATPEDAAPADARGRSSSSSSKKRGPTRGLELHEKTSLKRVIEINEFGQSNAGNANRIAFNSSIGVLTGTHIPITYTDFRHVPPQYIQRVSDIVACSYEFQDKQEAWPQYVRDHCMAAWRNFKTSLHKKYIKDKDPAVVKSYHAPIGVPIEDCMIFMDYCNTDKFKESSVRNASNWAKQVGRSTLSRHNMVATRHEMVHVLK, encoded by the exons atgatctttcacttAAAGGCAGAGTCATTCGGCACAGAGCCGCTAGGGGATGCAACTCCTGAAGATGCAGCCCCTGCAGATGCTAGAG GCAGGTCATCATCTTCATCGTCTAAGAAGAGAGGTCCTACGCGAGGTTTAGAATTACATGAGAAGACTTCATTGAAAAGGGTCATTGAGATTAATGAATTTGGGCAATCGAATGCAGGGAATGCAAATCGGATcgcattcaattcaagcattggTGTTCTCACCGGCACACACATTCCAATCACCTACACAGACTTTCGGCATGTGCCTCCACAATACATTCAAAGGGTCAGTGATATCGTGGCGTGTAGTTATGAATTTCAGGATAAGCAAGAAGCGTGGCCACAATACGTTCGTGATCATTGTATGGCCGCTtggagaaatttcaagaccagtttGCATAAAAAGTATATTAAGGACAAGGATCCTGCAGTTGTGAAATCGTATCATGCCCCTATTGGTGTCCCTATTGAGGATTGCATGATCTTCATGGATTATTGCAATACTGATAAATTCAAGGAATCAAGTGTAAGAAATGCATCCAATTGGGCCAAACAAGTTGGCCGTTCTACACTTAGTCGGCATAACATGGTTGCCACACGTCATGAGATggtacatgtcctaaaataa